A single Brassica rapa cultivar Chiifu-401-42 chromosome A04, CAAS_Brap_v3.01, whole genome shotgun sequence DNA region contains:
- the LOC103864845 gene encoding non-specific phospholipase C2, producing the protein MLGEKPKTKVIPTIDYLSIIKVSRLKKMSVQKCISPLATILLLATTILYNNQVHATSPIKTIVVLVMENRSFDHMLGWMKKLNPEINGVDGSESNPVSASDPSSKKIQFGSGSHYVDPDPGHSFQAIREQIFGSNDTSKDPPPMNGFVQQAYSEDPTGNMSASVMNGFEPDKVPVYKTLVSEFAVFDRWFASVPSSTQPNRMFVHSGTSGGATSNDPKSLALGYPQRTIFENLDEADISFGIYFQNIPAVLFYRNLRKLKYIPKFHSYSLSFKDHAKKGKLPGYAVIEQRYMDTTFEPANDDHPSHDVYQGQKFIKEVYETLRASPQWNETLLLITYDEHGGYFDHVPTPVRNVPSPDGIVGPEPFLFEFNRLGIRVPTIAVSPWIEKGTVVHGPNGSPFPSSEYEHSSIPATVKKLFNLSTPFLTKRDEWAGTFENILQIRKEPRTDCPETLPEPVKIRMTEANENAKLSEFQQELVQLAAVLKGDDVLTAYPKEIGKGMTVIQGKKYMEDAVKRFLEAGRLALDMGANKEELVHMKPSLTGRRH; encoded by the exons atgCTTGGAGAGAAGCCTAAGACAAAAGTTATCCCCACCATTGATTATCTCTCTATCATCAAAGTCTCTCGTCTCAAGAAAATGTCAGTCCAAAAATGCATTTCACCACTTGCAACGATTCTCCTACTAGCAACAACGATTCTATACAACAACCAAGTTCATGCAACAAGTCCAATCAAAACCATCGTAGTTTTGGTAATGGAAAATCGATCATTCGATCACATGCTTGGTTGGATGAAAAAACTAAACCCAGAAATCAACGGCGTTGATGGTTCGGAGTCGAACCCGGTCTCAGCATCGGACCCTTCTTCAAAGAAAATCCAGTTCGGGTCAGGTTCACATTACGTTGATCCGGATCCGGGTCATTCGTTTCAGGCGATAAGGGAACAGATATTCGGGTCGAATGATACATCCAAAGATCCTCCACCGATGAACGGGTTTGTTCAACAAGCATATTCGGAGGACCCCACTGGTAATATGTCTGCAAGTGTTATGAATGGATTCGAACCCGATAAGGTTCCTGTCTACAAGACACTCGTCTCTGAGTTCGCTGTCTTTGATAG ATGGTTTGCATCGGTTCCATCATCGACGCAACCAAACCGGATGTTCGTGCACTCAGGCACGTCGGGAGGAGCCACAAGCAACGACCCAAAGTCACTTGCATTAGGTTATCCTCAAAGAACCATTTTCGAAAATCTTGATGAAGCCGATATCTCTTTCGGAATCTACTTCCAGAATATTCCGGCGGTATTGTTTTATCGAAACCTAAGGAAACTTAAATACATTCCTAAGTTCCATAGCTATAGCTTATCCTTCAAGGATCATGCAAAGAAAGGAAAGCTCCCTGGTTATGCTGTGATTGAGCAACGTTACATGGATACAACATTTGAGCCAGCTAATGATGATCACCCATCTCATGACGTCTACCAAGGACAG AAGTTTATAAAGGAAGTGTACGAGACACTTAGAGCGAGCCCACAATGGAACGAAACCCTACTTTTGATCACTTACGACGAGCACGGTGGATATTTCGACCACGTTCCAACACCAGTTCGCAATGTGCCTAGCCCGGACGGTATAGTCGGACCAGAACCATTCCTATTCGAATTCAACCGCTTAGGTATTCGTGTACCAACAATAGCTGTGTCTCCATGGATCGAGAAAGGAACGGTCGTACATGGACCAAACGGGTCACCATTCCCATCATCTGAATATGAGCATTCTTCGATCCCGGCGACTGTAAAGAAACTATTCAATCTATCAACGCCTTTCCTCACAAAAAGAGATGAATGGGCAGGGACGTTTGAGAACATTTTGCAAATCCGAAAAGAGCCTAGAACTGATTGTCCCGAGACGTTACCCGAACCGGTTAAGATAAGAATGACTGAGGCGAATGAGAATGCTAAATTGAGTGAGTTTCAGCAAGAGCTTGTACAACTAGCTGCGGTTCTAAAAGGAGATGATGTACTTACAGCATATCCTaaagaaataggaaaaggaatgACTGTGATTCAAGGGAAGAAGTATATGGAAGATGCTGTGAAACGATTCTTAGAGGCTGGTCGTTTAGCTTTAGACATGGGAGCGAATAAAGAAGAGCTTGTTCATATGAAACCTTCCCTTACTGGAAGAAGACATTAA
- the LOC103864743 gene encoding ABC transporter G family member 32 translates to MWNSTENAFSRSSSLKDEVEEEEELRWVALQRLPTYSRIRRGIFRDDIGEHKEIRIGNLEASEQRILLDRLVNSVDHDPQLFFARVRKRFDAVDLKFPKIEVRFQNLMVESFVHVGSRALPTIPNFIINMAEAFLRNIRLYGGERSKLTILDNVSGIIRPSRLTLLLGPPSSGKTTLLLSLAGRLGNSLQTSGKITYNGYNLKEIVAPRTSAYVSQQDWHVAEMTVRQNLEFAGRCQGVGFKYDMLVELARREKLAGIVPDEDLDIFMKSLALGGQETSLVVEYIMKILGLDTCADTLVGDEMIKGISGGQKKRLTTGELLVGPARVLFMDEISNGLDSSTTHQIIMYMRHSTHALEGTTVISLLQPSPETYELFDDVILMSEGQIIYQGPRDEVLDFFSSLGFSCPERKNVADFLQEVTSKKDQQQYWSVPFRPYRYVPPGKFAEAFRSFPTGKKLAKKLDVPFDKRFNHSAALSTSQYGVKRRDLLKINFSWQKQLMKQNAFIYVFKFVQLLLVALITMTVFCRTTMHHNTIDDGNIYLGSLYFSMVIILFNGFTEVPMLVAKLPVLYKHRDLHFYPSWAYTLPSWLLSIPTSIIESATWVAVTYYTIGYDPHFSRFLQQFLLYFLLHQMSLSLFRVMGSLGRHMIVANTFGSFAMLVVMTLGGFIISRDSIPTWWIWGYWISPLMYAQNAASVNEFLSSSWQKGAGNHTSDSLGVALLRERSLFTESYWYWIGVGALLGYTILFNLLFTVFLAYLNPLGKLQAVVSREELDDRDRKRKGDEFVVELREYLQHSGSIHGKYFKNRGMVLPFQPLSLSFSNINYYVDVPLGLKEQGIQEDRLQLLVNITGAFKPGVLTALVGVSGAGKTTLMDVLAGRKTGGTIEGDVYISGFPKRQETFARISGYCEQNDVHSPCLTVFESLLFSACLRLPSDIDSETQKAFVHEVMELVELTSLSGALVGLPGVDGLSTEQRKRLTIAVELVANPSIVFMDEPTSGLDARAAAIVMRTVRNIVNTGRTIVCTIHQPSIDIFESFDELLFMKRGGELIYAGPLGQRSCDLIKYFECIEGVKKIKAGHNPAAWMLDVTSSTEEERLGLDFAEIYRNSNLCRRNKELVEGLSKPSNISKELEFPTRYSQSFYSQFVACLRKQNLSYWRNPQYTAVRFFYTVVISLMLGTICWKFGSKRDTQQELFNSMGSMYAAVLFIGITNATAAQPVVSIERFVSYRERAAGMYSALPFAFAQVFIEFPYVLAQSTIYSSIFYAMASFEWSAVKFLWYLFFMYFSIMYFTFYGMMTTAITPNHNVASIIAAPFYMLWNLFSGFMIPYKRIPLWWRWYYWANPVAWTLYGLLVSQYGDDEREVKLSDGVHKVMVKQLLEEVMGYKHDFLGVSAIMVVAFCVFFSVVFAFSIKTFNFQRR, encoded by the exons ATGTGGAACTCGACGGAGAACGCATTCTCGCGTTCGAGCTCGTTGAAAGACGaagtagaggaagaagaagagcttcGATGGGTGGCGTTGCAGCGTCTGCCGACTTACTCTCGGATCCGACGTGGCATTTTCAGGGATGACATCGGTGAGCACAAAGAGATCAGAATTGGTAACCTCGAAGCTAGCGAGCAGCGTATTCTACTCGACCGCCTTGTTAATTCCGTCGACCATGATCCTCAACTCTTCTTCGCTCGCGTCCGCAAGAGATTCGACGC AGTGGATTTGAAATTCCCAAAGATTGAAGTTCGGTTTCAGAATCTAATGGTGGAATCATTTGTTCACGTGGGAAGTCGAGCGTTACCAACAATTCCCAATTTCATCATTAACATGGCAGAA GCGTTTTTAAGGAATATACGTTTGTATGGTGGGGAAAGAAGCAAACTAACCATCTTAGACAATGTCAGTGGAATCATTAGACCTTCAag ATTGACACTCCTTCTAGGCCCTCCAAGTTCAGGAAAGACAACACTGCTCTTATCTTTAGCTGGACGCCTTGGAAACAGTCTTCAG ACATCAGGGAAAATAACTTACAACGGATACAATCTCAAAGAGATAGTTGCGCCAAGGACGTCTGCGTACGTCAGCCAACAGGATTGGCATGTGGCAGAGATGACAGTTAGGCAGAATCTCGAGTTTGCTGGTCGTTGTCAAGGTGTTGGATTCAAATATG atatgcTAGTGGAGCTAGCAAGAAGGGAAAAGCTTGCAGGCATAGTACCTGATGAAGATCTTGATATATTTATGAAG TCTTTAGCTCTTGGGGGACAAGAGACAAGCCTCGTCGTGGAGTATATTATGAAG ATCTTAGGGTTGGACACATGTGCTGACACATTGGTTGGTGATGAGATGATCAAAGGAATCTCAGGAGGACAAAAGAAACGGCTCACAACAG GGGAACTGTTAGTAGGTCCAGCAAGAGTCCTTTTCATGGATGAAATATCAAATGGTTTAGATAGTTCAACGACTCATCAGATAATAATGTATATGAGGCATTCAACTCATGCGCTTGAAGGAACCACTGTCATCTCTTTACTTCAGCCTTCTCCCGAGACATACGAGTTGTTCGATGATGTTATCCTTATGTCCGAGGGACAGATTATCTACCAGGGTCCTCGTGACGAGGTTCTTGACTTCTTTTCATCCTTGGGATTTAGCTGCCCTGAGAGGAAGAATGTTGCAGATTTCTTGCAAGAG GTTACTTCGAAGAAAGACCAGCAGCAGTACTGGTCAGTGCCTTTTAGGCCTTATCGCTATGTACCACCTGGGAAGTTTGCTGAAGCTTTTCGTTCTTTTCCAACCGGCAAGAAGTTGGCAAAGAAACTTGATGTTCCATTTGATAAACGTTTCAATCACTCAGCCGCATTGTCTACATCCCAATACGGTGTTAAGAGGAGAGACCTTCTCAAGATTAACTTCTCTTGGCAAAAGCAACTGATGAAGCAGAATGCATTTATTTATGTGTTCAAGTTCGTTCAG CTTCTTTTAGTTGCCTTGATCACAATGACCGTGTTTTGCCGGACAACAATGCATCACAACACTATTGATGATGGCAACATATATCTTGGGTCGCTTTACTTCTCCATGGTCATCATTCTCTTCAACGGATTTACAGAAGTTCCAATGCTAGTAGCCAAGCTTCCGGTTCTGTATAAGCACCGAGACTTGCATTTTTACCCGAGCTGGGCTTATACATTACCTTCCTGGCTTTTGAGTATTCCCACTTCAATTATAGAGTCTGCCACATGGGTAGCAGTCACGTATTATACAATCGGATACGATCCACACTTCTCCAG GTTTCTTCAGCAGTTCTTGCTGTATTTCCTTCTGCATCAGATGTCATTGAGTCTTTTCCGGGTGATGGGTTCTTTAGGCCGGCATATGATAGTTGCTAATACGTTTGGGTCTTTTGCAATGCTGGTGGTCATGACTCTTGGAGGCTTTATAATTTCCAGAG ATAGCATACCCACCTGGTGGATTTGGGGTTACTGGATCTCTCCATTGATGTATGCTCAAAACGCAGCTTCTGTTAACGAGTTCCTCAGTTCTTCTTGGCAAAAG GGAGCTGGGAATCACACTAGCGACTCTCTTGGTGTGGCATTGCTGCGAGAAAGAAGTTTGTTCACTGAGAGCTATTGGTATTGGATTGGTGTTGGTGCTTTGCTCGGATACACGATTCTTTTCAATCTGCTCTTTACAGTCTTCTTAGCTTACCTCAACC CTTTGGGTAAGTTACAAGCTGTTGTATCTAGAGAAGAGTTGGACGACAGAGATAGGAAAAGGAAAGGCGATGAGTTTGTTGTGGAACTAAGAGAGTACTTACAGCATTCAGGCTCAATACATG GAAAATATTTCAAGAATAGAGGCATGGTTCTACCCTTTCAACCGCTCTCTTTGTCTTTCAGCAATATCAATTACTATGTGGATGTTCCGTTG GGACTAAAAGAACAAGGAATACAAGAAGATAGGTTGCAGTTACTTGTGAATATTACTGGAGCTTTTAAACCAGGTGTGCTTACAGCGTTGGTGGGAGTAAGTGGTGCTGGCAAAACAACGCTGATGGATGTTTTAGCCGGAAGAAAAACCGGTGGGACAATCGAAGGAGATGTGTACATATCTGGTTTCCCAAAAAGGCAGGAAACTTTTGCAAGAATCTCAGGCTATTGTGAGCAGAATGATGTTCATTCTCCATGCCTTACTGTTTTTGAGTCTCTACTTTTCTCCGCATGCCTCCGTTTACCATCAGATATTGACTCAGAGACACAAAAG GCGTTTGTCCATGAGGTGATGGAGCTAGTGGAGCTCACCTCATTGAGTGGAGCATTGGTGGGTCTACCTGGAGTTGATGGCTTATCAACTGAACAGAGGAAAAGGCTGACTATTGCGGTTGAGCTAGTTGCAAACCCTTCTATAGTGTTCATGGATGAGCCAACTTCGGGATTGGATGCAAGAGCTGCTGCCATTGTGATGAGGACTGTTAGAAATATTGTTAACACTGGACGTACCATCGTCTGCACCATTCATCAGCCTAGCATTGATATTTTCGAATCATTCGACGAGCTTTTGTTCATGAAACGTGGTGGTGAACTCATATACGCCGGTCCACTTGGCCAGAGGTCTTGTGACCTTATCAAGTATTTCGAG TGTATTGAAGGGGTGAAAAAGATCAAAGCCGGGCATAATCCAGCAGCATGGATGCTTGATGTCACCTCATCGACCGAGGAAGAACGACTTGGTCTTGATTTTGCTGAAATTTACAGGAACTCGAATCTTTGTCG ACGCAACAAGGAGCTGGTGGAAGGCCTCAGCAAGCCAAGTAATATTTCAAAAGAACTCGAGTTTCCGACCAGATACTCTCAGTCTTTCTATAGTCAGTTTGTTGCTTGCCTGAGGAAACAAAACCTGTCCTACTGGCGAAACCCGCAGTACACCGCGGTTCGGTTCTTTTACACGGTGGTCATCTCTCTAATGCTTGGCACAATCTGTTGGAAATTCGGCTCCAAGAG AGACACTCAACAAGAGTTATTCAATTCAATGGGATCCATGTACGCAGCCGTTCTCTTCATTGGAATCACCAACGCAACCGCTGCACAGCCAGTTGTTTCCATTGAAAGATTTGTTTCTTACCGCGAGAGAGCAGCTGGAATGTACTCGGCACTTCCCTTTGCTTTTGCACAG gtgtTTATAGAGTTTCCATACGTGCTAGCCCAATCCACTATATACAGTAGCATATTCTATGCGATGGCCTCATTCGAATGGTCGGCTGTGAAGTTCTTGTGGTACTTATTCTTCATGTACTTTTCGATAATGTACTTCACATTCTACGGGATGATGACAACAGCAATCACTCCAAACCACAACGTCGCCTCCATTATTGCTGCCCCTTTCTACATGCTCTGGAACCTCTTCAGCGGTTTCATGATCCCATACAAG AGGATACCGTTATGGTGGAGATGGTACTATTGGGCAAACCCGGTGGCGTGGACACTGTACGGTTTATTGGTGTCACAGTACGGTGATGATGAGAGAGAGGTGAAGCTATCGGACGGTGTTCATAAAGTCATGGTGAAACAACTACTTGAGGAAGTGATGGGATACAAACATGACTTCCTTGGTGTCTCCGCTATTATGGTCGTCGCCTTTTGCGTCTTCTTCTCGGTCGTCTTTGCTTTCTCCATTAAAACCTTCAATTTccaaagaagatga
- the LOC103864744 gene encoding CBL-interacting serine/threonine-protein kinase 3 — MNRRQQVKRRVGKYEVGRTIGEGTFAKVKFARNSETGEPVALKILDKEKVLKHKMSEQIRREIATMKLIKHPNVVQLYEVMASKTKIFIILEYVTGGELFDKIVNDGRMKEDEARRYFQQLVHAVDYCHSRGVYHRDLKPENLLLDAYGNLKISDFGLSALSQQVRDDGLLHTSCGTPNYVAPEVLNDGGYDGATADMWSCGVILYVLLAGYLPFDDSNLMNLYKKISSGEFNCPPWLSLGAMKLITRILDPNPMTRVTPQEVFEDEWFKKDYKPPVFEEKDDSNMDDVDAVFKDSEEHHVTEKKEEQPAAINAFEIISMSRGLNLENLFDPEQEFKRETRITLRGGANEIIDKIEEAAKPLGFDVQKKNYKMRLENVKAGRKGNLNVATEIFQVAPSLHMVQVSKSKGDTLEFHKFYKKLSNSLENVVWTNNEVKKAGK, encoded by the exons ATGAATCGGAGGCAGCAAGTCAAGCGTAGAGTAGGTAAGTATGAAGTGGGAAGGACAATTGGGGAAGGAACTTTTGCTAAAGTCAAGTTTGCAAGAAACTCTGAAACTGGAGAACCTGTAGCCCTCAAGATTCTTGATAAAGAGAAAGTCCTCAAGCATAAGATGTCTGAACAG ATCAGAAGAGAGATAGCTACTATGAAGTTGATTAAGCATCCAAATGTTGTTCAATTGTATGAG GTGATGGCAAGCAAGACAAAGATATTTATCATCTTGGAGTATGTTACAGGAGGAGAACTCTTTGATAAGATT GTGAATGATGGGAGGATGAAAGAAGATGAGGCTCGTAGGTATTTTCAACAGCTTGTGCATGCTGTGGACTACTGTCATAGCAGAGGTGTTTACCATAGAGATCTCAAG CCTGAGAATTTGCTATTGGATGCATATGGAAACCTCAAGATCTCAGATTTTGGATTAAGTGCTTTGTCTCAGCAAGTCAGG GATGATGGACTCCTTCATACATCGTGTGGAACTCCAAACTACGTTGCTCCTGAG GTTCTTAATGACGGAGGCTACGATGGAGCAACAGCAGACATGTGGTCATGTGGTGTTATACTCTATGTCTTGCTTGCAGGTTACTTGCCTTTCGATGATTCTAATCTAATGAATCTTTATAAGAAA ATTTCATCTGGTGAATTCAACTGTCCTCCATGGCTATCACTTGGCGCCATGAAACTGATCACTCGAATCTTAGATCCTAACCCCATGACT CGTGTAACACCACAAGAGGTGTTTGAAGATGAATGGTTCAAGAAAGATTACAAGCCTCCAGTGTTTGAGGAGAAGGATGATTCAAACATGGACGATGTTGATGCTGTTTTCAAGGACTCCGAG GAACATCATGTTACTGAAAAAAAGGAAGAGCAGCCAGCTGCAATCAATGCCTTTGAGATCATCTCAATGTCAAGGGGGCTTAACTTGGAAAACCTGTTTGATCCTGAACAG GAATTTAAGAGAGAAACAAGGATAACTCTGAGAGGAGGCGCAAACGAAATCATCGACAAGATAGAAGAAGCTGCAAAGCCTCTCGGTTTTGATGTGCAAAAGAAGAACTACAAG ATGAGGCTTGAGAATGTGAAGGCTGGGAGAAAAGGGAATCTCAATGTGGCAACAGAG ATATTCCAAGTAGCACCAAGTCTTCATATGGTTCAAGTTTCGAAATCAAAAGGGGACACTCTCGAATTCCACAAG TTTTATAAGAAGCTGTCTAATTCTCTGGAGAATGTAGTCTGGACGAACAACGAAGTGAAGAAAGCTGGAAAGTGA